The Granulicella arctica region TCGAAGCCCAGTCTTTCAAGGATGTCCTTATCCGCTCAGCTTCTCGGAACTAGATACTCTCAAGTCCTAGTCTACTAGTTGACAGCTTGGGCTTCCGTGCTTCATAGTCCTAGTTGACTAGGAGTCAGCGATGAAGCGCAGGAAAGCGAATGAACAGATACCTCCCATGGAGCTGTCCATTATGAACGTTCTTTGGGATAACGGCCCCTGCAGCGTGCAAGAGGTGCAGACGAAATTATCTGGCGAGTCTGCCTACACTACCGTGCAGACCACCTTGAACACGATGGAAAAGAAGGGAAGAACAAAGCGGGATCTGCAAGGTCGGGCCTACGTCTATGAAGCCGCCCTTTCGCGGGAAGCCGCGATGAAGACCGCTGTTCGAGATCTCGTTGATCGTATGTTCTCGGGTTCCGTGGAAAGCCTGATGATGAACCTTGTGAAAGCAGAGGAGGTCGATGAGGCAACGTTTAAGAGGCTGAGGAAGGTAATTGCGGACCGGAGTCAGAGATGAGCACATTCACAATCTGGTGTACGTTCTTTGTTTTCAACTCCGCTTGGCAACTGGTAGCTCTGATCGCCGTTACCGCTCTGCTCCATCGGATATTTCCCAGGATGCCGAATGGACTGCAGTATCGCCTCTGGGTTGGCTGCTTTCTGCTCGCGGTCTCTTTGCCCGTAATCTCGACCTATTTAGCTTTGGTTCCTGCTCATTCTCCTGCTGCTGTTCCAGTGAACGACGCAAATCGTTGGAAGGTGCCGAGACAGCCTGATCGCGGGCGGTTGACGTTGCACCTAACGGAAGTTCCTGTAACGCATTCGGATTGGTCCTTGCTCAGCATCGTGGCGGGGCTCTACCTGGCCTGTTTAGCTTTCGCATTGAGGCGCTTTCTGCTTCGCATGAACATAACGCGCCGCATTGTGGCTTTCAAGAACCCACTCACTCTACGAGTCGCCGATTTTGAACTGCGGCAAGACAGGGTGAACGACAGAGGTCGAACAGTCGAGTTCTTTGAGAGTTCGGAGTTGCAAAGCCCTGCTACCCTGAGCTGGCCCCAGCCCATGATCATGCTTCCTCCGAGGTTTGAGCTTATGCCCGGAGAAGAGAAGGCAGCTGTGATCGCTCATGAACTGGCGCATGTTCAGAGGCATGATTTCCAGATGAACTTGCTCTTCGAGGCATTGTCATTAGCACTCTGCTATCACCCGGCAATGCCCTGGCTGAAGCGCCGTATAGCAGAGTGCCGTGAAGCTGTGTGCGACGATATGGCGGCCGAAGCTACTTCTGGCCGCACCGCGTATGCGGCGTGCTTGCTGAACGTGGCACAGAGGACGACGGCCCACGCTTCATTTCGAACAAGCTTATCGCTTGGAATTTCAGATACCGAACTTGAAGGGAGAATTATGAAACTCGTCCACTCCCCGCTGATCCTGAGCAATCGCTGCAGATCACTCCTCCACGCACTTTGTGCGGTTGTTCTAGCGTCCTCTAGCTTTGGAATCCTTTATTTCAGTTTGCATCCCCCGACCGTGCAAGCGGCTGGCCTACCTGCATTCTCTTTCGACCCATCTCAGACGTTTGACACGTTGCCGCCAAAAGCACAGAGAAAGCAGGCTCCTGACTTCACCCTTGTAGACAACAACGGAAAGACAGTCACTCTCTCGAACTACAAAGGAAAGGTCGTTCTTCTAGACTTCTGGGCAACGTGGTGCGGCGGCTGCAAGTTGGAGATCCCTTGGTACATGGGTTTTGATCGCAAGTATCGCCACGACGGACTTGCGGTCATCGGTGTTTCGATGGACGAAAAAGGATGGGAGGTCGTACGTCCTTTTCTAGCGAAGAAGAAAGATGACGAAACGGGAGGCATGATCGCAATGCAATATCCTATCGTGATCGGTAACGACGCCTTGGCTGGCCGCTTCGGGCTGACGTCGATGCCAATGACCCTCCTCATTGACAAAGACGGAAAGATCGCCGTTTCACATACCGGCGTGGTGGATAAAGACAATTTCGAGGGCAACATCAGGGAGCTATTGAAATAAGGGTTGTTCTGGATACGGGTTCTGAAGTGGCATTCAGCTCTCCACGCCTGTACCTTCAGCCTGTGTTGCCGCAAAAATCAATTGGCCATTTCTCTGCAAAGTACAAATGTCCGTGGTAGTCTGTGCGGTCGATAATGTGGGAATCGCTGCACCTGCGATATAAAGGACCGTAGCTCTTAACGGCTAGCTACGTGAGACTTGCCCGCTTTCGGGAAGTCTTGAACAGCGTACAGGCGTTGCGGGGTGTCCCCGCTGAGAGGGTGAGGGAAGACGCCGGGCTTTATCGGCGACTGGACTCAGGAGGAGACATCCCCCTCTAAACTTTTGTTAGTTGAGAGTCTAATTATGGAAGGAGAGCGATATGGAGCACCGTGAACTGCTGACACAATTCCTTCTTGAGGCTTTCCCAAACCCTGATCGAATAGGGTGCCCGGATGAAGAGGCAGTGCAGGCCCTGGCACAGAACGGGCCGACTCCAAATGATCCGGTACTTCGTCATGTTGGCTCCTGCTCAGAGTGCTACAGGGAGTACCGGCACTACTGCCAAGA contains the following coding sequences:
- a CDS encoding BlaI/MecI/CopY family transcriptional regulator, translating into MKRRKANEQIPPMELSIMNVLWDNGPCSVQEVQTKLSGESAYTTVQTTLNTMEKKGRTKRDLQGRAYVYEAALSREAAMKTAVRDLVDRMFSGSVESLMMNLVKAEEVDEATFKRLRKVIADRSQR
- a CDS encoding M56 family metallopeptidase, giving the protein MSTFTIWCTFFVFNSAWQLVALIAVTALLHRIFPRMPNGLQYRLWVGCFLLAVSLPVISTYLALVPAHSPAAVPVNDANRWKVPRQPDRGRLTLHLTEVPVTHSDWSLLSIVAGLYLACLAFALRRFLLRMNITRRIVAFKNPLTLRVADFELRQDRVNDRGRTVEFFESSELQSPATLSWPQPMIMLPPRFELMPGEEKAAVIAHELAHVQRHDFQMNLLFEALSLALCYHPAMPWLKRRIAECREAVCDDMAAEATSGRTAYAACLLNVAQRTTAHASFRTSLSLGISDTELEGRIMKLVHSPLILSNRCRSLLHALCAVVLASSSFGILYFSLHPPTVQAAGLPAFSFDPSQTFDTLPPKAQRKQAPDFTLVDNNGKTVTLSNYKGKVVLLDFWATWCGGCKLEIPWYMGFDRKYRHDGLAVIGVSMDEKGWEVVRPFLAKKKDDETGGMIAMQYPIVIGNDALAGRFGLTSMPMTLLIDKDGKIAVSHTGVVDKDNFEGNIRELLK